A stretch of DNA from Lysinibacillus sp. B2A1:
TGATTAATCTTTTGGTTCGTATTAGAATTCATAATTGGAGTCCTCCTATGTGATGATGAGTCAATTTCCCGTTGACACTCATGCATCATACAAGAGGGCTTTTTCTTTTTCAAGCCCTTGAAAATCCTTCTAACAGGAATGCTCCTTTTTTGAATAATCAGGTCCGAAAAAACACTGATTAAAAAATAAAAAAACACATATCCGCCCCATAAAGGGACGAGTATGTGTTGATTACCCGTGGTTCCACCCAAATTCCCACTAGATTTGCTAGTGGCTCATTGATTTGCAGTAACGTTGCAATAACGGTGCAAGTTTCCAAGCACGGCTCAAAGGTAGTAAGAGGTGATTGCTGCATTAGGAAGCTTTCAGCAAATGCCTCCCTCTCTGTTAATCGCTACTCAACTCTCGTGTCCTTTTCATCGCCTATTTCATTGATTGATGAAATTGTTAACTACTATAATCGAACATTGTATAACTTGTCAATATTTGAAAAAAATATTTTGCAACAACATTTTCAAATCCTTGTTGCTGTTGGTAAAGGATAATCTGGTCTTTGTACGCAGAAATAGCAATGTGGATCACTGCATTTTTCTTCTTGCCATTCATTGCAATTAGCACAAAAATAGGCATCAAAGGAGTCATCATAAATAGTATAACTTTGACATCTTGTGCACTTTTTTGATTTATCAATAAATCCACTTATCTCTAGTCCATTAATAACAACAACACATTCAAGTTCTTCTATTCGCACCCGTCTTTTCTCCTGTTTTTCAATCCGTCTTGATGGAACTATTATTGAAATTGAATCCCTTTTTTCTGTAAAGTCTAGTTTTCCTCTTATGGGTGAGCATAAATTTTCTCTAAAGAAATCATGTCATAAATTTTGTAAACCATGCGATATATTTTGCTCCTGGAATAAATAGGAGCTGTGCCAAAACTGTTCCTAATAATCTTGAACCCATCATCATTACAGAAGCTCGTTTAAGGCTTAAATAACTGCCTCTTTGATTGATAACATCGTCTGCAAGAATAGAAATCTTAGGGTCAATAAAAATAATTAACAAGATTGTTGCCACACCATTAATTAACCCTGAGGCCATCATAGCTGTTGCACCTCTTTCTGGAGCTAATAAGGCAGCATATAGAGCAGACAGAACCCCAATTGTATAGATTGCAGTAATTAGTACATTGATAATAAATAGTTTTAAGGGGATATCACGCCAACTAATCCCTTTCAAGTATGCAAAACTTGGCATATGAATATGTTTGAAGCCTCTTTTGATATACTCCATTTTCAAGCTTTTCTTAAATAATGCTGGAATGGAGCCCCTTTCCTCCGATAAATGGATAATGGCTCTTGAAAATATAGCCACAAATGTAGGTAAAAGTAGTATGCCTACTAATGTACCTAGTGAAGCAAAGCCTATAATTACTCGGAATTGCTGCTCAACGAAGGCTAACGCGTTTACCTCTGGTGCTGTATCAATTAAACTACCAGTAAAAGGCTGCTGCATCATATTCGCCAGTCTGGACACCATAACCATGACATTAAATAAGGATAGGGCTGAAGCTAACAATTTTACTCGCGCACCTGACAATCTAACTGCATAGGCAAGTGTTTCAATCGAATGAATAATAAGTACAAATAATGCGATAACAATCAATTTACCAGTTAAAATGTCCAAGTTTCTTTACCTTCTTTTCAATGATTACTCAATTCACATGTTTTTATTTTGCGCTGGCTCCCCTACATATTTTTACGAAATCCACTGCAATAGGTTCCGTTATCATCCCTTTTTGGTTTATTCTACCTGAATTTTTAATGTACTGACTGATTACCATCTTACAGTTAAATGTAAAGAGAATGGATGAAAGCAATCACAATTGTTAATATAACTATTTATTTGTTTGCAATACAGCCGTTAGCGTAAATGGAATCTTTAAATATGTATACTTTATCGTTATAGTTTTCATATTGGCTCCCTCCACTTTCACAGCATAATGCTGAGGCTGCTTTCCTATTGCCTGACGATCTATGTATTTACTAGGAAAAATATTAATCTGCCTTAATTTATAAAATATAATGTTGGGATCATTCTCCATCTTCATTTCTGCTTCAAATGGTGCAGACTTACTTACAACAAGCTCTATCTTTTCAGGTATTTTATCGTTAATAAGGATTTGCTGAAGCTGTATTTCCTGTAAACCTTTATTCTCTAGTTCAATTATTTTACCAGTTGGATTATCTTTAAGACTTGTGTAAGCACTAATTACTAGTGGCGCATTACTTTTTACATAGAAGATGAAAGCCGCCCCCACCATAAGAACGCTAAATAATAAAACAAATAAGATTTTTTTCATTTCTTTCCTCACTTTCCTGTTTCCCAATCAAGTATAACGATAAATTCTCTACTGGAAAACCTTGAATATCAATTTCGCCTTGGCGTAATTGTAGCTGCCGCTGCCGCTATGCTTACGCGCATAAAACATCTGCCGCTATGCTTTCGCTACAAAAAACATTTGCTGAATGAAGATAAAAACAATCTGCCTTAGTAAAAGACAGATTGTTTTTGTAGTCTTATTTCATCCCGTATTGGAATACCGTCATTGCCGACAAGAGGAATTTCAGGCTTATAGAGTCTTGCTTGAGCGACAGCATTTTGAAGGATTTCCACTAAAAAATAGCCGCGTTTTTGATAAAATTTTAATGCATGTAAATTATCATTCGTTGTGATAAGAGTGATCCTTGTACAGTTAGTTGCAAAAGCCTGTTGTTCTACAGCCTGTACAAGTGAAGAACCAATACCTTGACCTTCCACAATACTGTCTAGTGAAATAATTTCACACTCTTCTCCACGTAAAATATATGTCACAAGGCCAATTATCTTCTGTTTTGCGTCTACATATGCAAAGCCCTCTAGTTTGCTACAATCATAAATACCACTAGATATGACCATTTCAGTCGTTCCCCAGTGTTCCTTAAAAAACTGTAGCACTTCTTTTTGAGGTAATTGTTGAATCGAGATAATTGTCATTTTTTAACTCCTTATTAAATCGAAATATGAAAAACACTAGCTATTGCTTTCTGGATGCCCAAAAATATGGCCCATGAAACAACGCCTAATCCTATGGCAAACACGATATGAATGGATGACTTCATTGCCATGTATATAACAAAGAGCATCACCATTGTTGCAGGTAGACCAACGATCACACCAACTGTAAAACGCTGAATATGTTCGCTTGATTCACTTTGTACTGTCAACCATATAATACTTAAAATACTAACAAGGGGTAGTGCGGCAATAATGCCACCATATGTAGGAAATCTTCTGGCTACCTCTGTAACGATCCCAATAATCGCTGCAGAACTTAGAATTTTAACAAACGTGTACATTATTTCGACACCTCGCTTAAAAGATGAAATGCCTGTAGAATGGTTTGTCGTTCATCTTCTGATAATTGATGTAATGCATGTTGTAGTTTATTATCGTCTAATTCGGTATTTTTTTTGACAATCACAAGCCCCTCTACTGTTAAATGAAGCATGACTTTGCGTTGATCATCAACAGCCCTTTCCTTCTTCACCCAGCCATTCCGTTCCAGTTTTTTAATGTGCTCGGAGGCTGTATTTTGAGAAATATTCAGTAATCCTGCTACATCCCGAACAGTAACCTCGACTTCCTTTTGAATCATCTGTAAAATTCGCACACTTTGATGGGAAATGACATCTTCATGTGTTGTATGTAGATGATAAAAAATAGTTGTAAAATAATTATTTATATCCTGAATCATTAAATTAACTCCTTTTAATATATCGTTCAAAACGATTATATCGTAAAATACGATATATACAAAGAGAATTAATTCCTATGCTATAAAGTTTCTATTTTCAGATTTTTCAGTCTGTAGACATGTCCTATTTATTTTTAGTAAAAATCTATCTTTCTTCACTACTTGCTAAATACGCTAAAAAGGCACTTGTAGAATAGTAGAATCGTACAGTATGATTACACTATTCTTTTAAATTGAGGGTTACATATGTTATATTTTCTGTATTTTATTGTGGGTGGCTCCATTATGGTGTTAGCTCTGTTACTTAGCCAGTCAAAATATTTATTTTTATCTGGCGTTATCACAGCACTCCCTATCCTGACACTCATTAATATGGGCATGCAAATGAAAAATATGAAGGAAGACACCTTTCATAACGTTTTACAAAATACCGTGTTTGGGGCTGTTGGGATGCTCCTTTTTACAGTGCTTACATTTATATTAACAAACTGGTATAAGCCAAGCATTTCTGTGGCTAGCGCACTCGCTGTATACGCGATATTTATGCTATCAGGTAAATATATAATGTCGATGTTTTCCTAAAAAAGAAGGAGCTGATAGTTGGCAGCTCCTTGTTCTTTTCATCTAGAACTTTGGATAATTTATCGCCCAACTTTGCATAAATAACGAGAATAATCTACAATTTATCGAAAAATTCTCACAAATATCCCTTTACTAAACCTGTCTTTAGCAAATGTATTCATTCTTTTTACTTCTACAGATACGTCACTTGCCCTTATGAATTGATGGTCAATGCAAATTGATGGATCAATAAGTCGTACTTTATTCTTTTGATGAAAATCATAATCTGTCTCATTCTCACCTACTTTTACATCTGGATGAAGCTGTTGCAATAAGCTTAGTACATGACAATCATTTGAAGATTTCATCAGTTCAATTAGTTCATCATCTTCCTTTAAAAAATCAGTGAGTGAAAGTATCTGTTTTTCCAATGCTAGCTTTAATGTCTGAGCTAATTGTGCATAGGCATAAATATTTAACGGATCCATAAAGAAATCTAACACTTCTTGATAATAAGTTTTAACAAACCATTCAGCACTTTCAATACTTCGTAGATACATTCTCCCTTGATAAATTATGATATCTTTCAGAAATTTTTGTATATCTTCTAGGTTGGTTTGTCCATATGCATACATATCTCGTAATGTATAATCGACTCGATCTGCACAAAGTTCAGGAGCTGGCTGCTCAAGTAATTGCCATTTTGACATATTCAAAAATTGTGCGTAATCATAATCATACTTTAAAAGAATAGTAGGTATCTCAGAATTTTTAATCACCTCCATAAATATTTCTTCGTGATAATCCTCTGCTTTATTATCAAGAACAAAATCAATCACATGAGAAAATGCTGTATGGGATACATCGTGTAATAAGCCTGCAATTTGCTCCTCTAGAGAGCCACCAAGCCTTCTAATTAGGAGCATGACGCCAATGGAATGCTCATAGCGTGTTATATTCCACTGACGATTAACTAGATAGCTTGCACCACCTTGATGTATCCCTTTTAAACGCTGAATCGGCTTACTTAAAATAAGTTCCTCAAGCACTCCCTCTATCTCCAATTGACCATAAATACGATCCACTATAATCACCATCTAGGCCTCTTTCTAAAAAGGATTTGAATTAAAAAACCCCCTCTATAATACGAATTTTTAATAGGATTAAAGCTCTTCATCGATAAAATAAAACTCTTCATTATTCGGAAATTCTATTCTATTATGGAAAAATTTAACTAATTGTTTTCGTGTTTTAAATAAAAATATTGCTAATAAAAATTTTTTCCTACTAATGTTAAATACTATGATAACTTTGTGATCTATGTCACTTTTTATTATCCATAACATCATAAAAGTGATGAATTTATTCTAGTTAATAAAAAGCCACACCTCATTGATGTGGCTTTCATTGCACACTATAATTCTTCTAAATAAATTGTAACTACAAGGGTTTGTGTACCGTATGTAAAAGCTTTTTCGCTTACAGCTCTAAACTTATCATCAATATTAACTACATCCCCTACATTAGGGATTAATGCCGGTAAATTTTTATTAATATCGTAGGTCATAATTACACTCCCATTTTGTTCACAAAAACTTATTGTAATATGTTCTAAGTTTTCACTCAACTTTTACACCGCCTTCTACAATTATCATAGTGCCTTTGGAATGATATGTCACTA
This window harbors:
- a CDS encoding DUF2837 domain-containing protein, with amino-acid sequence MDILTGKLIVIALFVLIIHSIETLAYAVRLSGARVKLLASALSLFNVMVMVSRLANMMQQPFTGSLIDTAPEVNALAFVEQQFRVIIGFASLGTLVGILLLPTFVAIFSRAIIHLSEERGSIPALFKKSLKMEYIKRGFKHIHMPSFAYLKGISWRDIPLKLFIINVLITAIYTIGVLSALYAALLAPERGATAMMASGLINGVATILLIIFIDPKISILADDVINQRGSYLSLKRASVMMMGSRLLGTVLAQLLFIPGAKYIAWFTKFMT
- a CDS encoding GNAT family N-acetyltransferase, whose translation is MTIISIQQLPQKEVLQFFKEHWGTTEMVISSGIYDCSKLEGFAYVDAKQKIIGLVTYILRGEECEIISLDSIVEGQGIGSSLVQAVEQQAFATNCTRITLITTNDNLHALKFYQKRGYFLVEILQNAVAQARLYKPEIPLVGNDGIPIRDEIRLQKQSVFY
- a CDS encoding MarR family transcriptional regulator; this encodes MIQDINNYFTTIFYHLHTTHEDVISHQSVRILQMIQKEVEVTVRDVAGLLNISQNTASEHIKKLERNGWVKKERAVDDQRKVMLHLTVEGLVIVKKNTELDDNKLQHALHQLSEDERQTILQAFHLLSEVSK